Proteins encoded together in one Anopheles darlingi chromosome 3, idAnoDarlMG_H_01, whole genome shotgun sequence window:
- the LOC125956075 gene encoding uncharacterized protein LOC125956075, translating into MGAPPAKKPLVNRNLISLKIVLFLFYGALGCLHPYLQKHMTLTGLNYYESQLVTLIAPLVAILGPLVIAPLVDRLAGRAGASFGKRLRLLASLCMILSVVLYSVLFFLVPRVEREESSRSSVSFACDYEGAIIFQQRCSEERTCYQWKREKIGSLTLTNCSYTCQKPVEFENLNHPYTKGIVLPSSTESSLEDEDYDLNEEPLPAPDNFKQEATGVEVDNTPIPVPHICEHKGDRERELCHAYTAAATSLKLATVLRSAVNEENETHSAEWCRYPLDGFSCDIPEKQIVWMKLLTNSSNCTPKVECEVNDPYDDANSVLAESVCMRIVGDPELTFWSYLALRSFGDAFLLAVIVLLNAATIIATRETSSGRGDFGRQIVWGAIGWAISYFALAWFLETYYGYVVLALLAALVLLVSSGMPLTPPEMWWHTKCGMVAIPMSAIRRYGPESAGLCLVTLILGTFWAALDNYEGVLVKTYDIHPVADDYYGEVWSAFIVLGALLTIPALWYAEKIVDFCGHSNILITAVTTFILRFALLASCDVSWWRVIIDFLYPVTLGLTWLTIVFYMRHIIPRRLITTGQALPVIFHFCLGRFIGALIGMWTQIDHLIVTFQVLAIAACVVSVVYFLLYHLVLAPRCAARLNHEPSASALNITAPDGGASVPSNGHQQQQPTQKNGSYQPLRIYHNYRGRKGHFRY; encoded by the exons ATGGGTGCGCCACCTGCCAAGAAGCCGTTGGTCAACAGGAACCTAATATCCCTGAAGATTGTCCTTTTTCTGTTCTATGGCG CCCTCGGATGTTTACACCCGTACCTGCAGAAGCACATGACCCTGACCGGCCTTAACTACTACGAGTCGCAGCTGGTGACACTGATTGCACCGCTCGTGGCGATCCTGGGACCGCTGGTGATTGCTCCGCTGGTGGACCGGTTGGCCGGCCGTGCCGGAGCTTCCTTCGGTAAGCGGCTTCGTCTGCTGGCCTCACTCTGCATGATCCTCTCGGTCGTCCTCTACTCGGTGCTGTTCTTTTTGGTGCCGCGTGTCGAGCGGGAAGAATCCAGCCGGTCGAGTGTAAGTTTCGCCTGCGACTACGAAGGAGCCATCATCTTCCAGCAGCGCTGCAGCGAAGAACGCACCTGCTATCAATGGAAACGAGAAAAG ATTGGCAGCCTGACGCTCACCAACTGCTCCTACACGTGCCAGAAGCCGGTCGAATTCGAGAACCTAAACCACCCGTACACCAAGGGCATTGTGCTGCCCTCGTCAACCGAGAGCTCACTGGAGGATGAGGATTACGATCTGAACGAGGAGCCATTACCGGCTCCGGACAATTTTAAGCAGGAAGCGACCGGAGTTGAGGTGGACAACACACCCATTCCGGTGCCACACATCTGCGAGCATAAGGGTGACCGGGAGCGGGAACTATGCCATGCGTacaccgctgccgccacctCCCTCAAGCTGGCCACCGTCCTGCGCAGTGCGGTGAACGAGGAGAACGAAACGCACAGTGCCGAATGGTGCCGGTATCCGCTCGATGGCTTTTCCTGCGACATTCCGGAGAAGCAGATCGTCTGGATGAAACTGCTGACCAACTCGTCCAACTGTACGCCCAAGGTGGAGTGCGAGGTGAACGATCCGTATGACGACGCGAACAGTGTGCTGGCGGAGAGTGTCTGCATGCGG ATCGTCGGTGATCCGGAGCTGACGTTCTGGTCCTACCTGGCGTTACGCTCGTTCGGTGATGCCTTCCTCCTTGCCGTAATCGTACTGCTGAACGCGGCGACCATCATAGCGACGCGCGAAACCTCCAGCGGACGCGGTGACTTTGGTCGACAGATCGTCTGGGGTGCGATCGGTTGGGCGATCTCGTACTTTGCCCTCGCCTGGTTCCTGGAGACGTACTATGGTTACGTGGTGCTGGCGTTGTTGGCCGCTCTCGTCCTACTCGTCTCGTCCGGTATGCCGCTGACACCGCCGGAGATGTGGTGGCACACCAAGTGCGGTATGGTGGCGATCCCGATGTCCGCCATCCGCCGGTACGGTCCCGAGTCGGCCGGTCTCTGCCTGGTGACGCTCATTCTCGGTACGTTCTGGGCCGCGCTGGACAACTACGAAGGTGTGCTGGTGAAGACGTACGACATTCATCCGGTGGCCGACGACTACTACGGGGAGGTGTGGAGTGCGTTCATTGTGCTCGGTGCCCTTCTCACCATACCGGCCCTCTGGTACGCCGAGAAGATTGTCGATTTCTGTGGCCACTCGAACATCCTGATCACGGCGGTCACTACGTTTATCCTGCGCTTCGCTTTGCTCGCCTCGTGCGATGTGTCCTGGTGGCGAGTGATCATCGACTTCCTGTATCCGGTCACGCTCGGACTTACCTGGTTGACGATCGTGTTCTATATGCGGCACATTATTCCGCGCCGGCTCATCACCACGGGGCAGGCCCTGCCCGTGATCTTCCACTTTTGTCTCGGCCGTTTCATCGGTGCACTGATCGGGATGTGGACGCAGATCGATCATCTGATCGTGACCTTCCAGGTGCTTGCCATCGCGGCGTGTGTCGTGTCCGTCGTGTACTTCCTGCTGTACCATCTGGTGTTGGCACCGCGTTGTGCTGCGCGGCTCAATCATGAACCGTCGGCATCGGCTCTCAACATTACCGCaccggatggtggtgcgtCCGTGCCATCGAacggccatcagcagcagcagccaacgcaGAAGAACGGAAGCTATCAACCGTTGCGAATCTACCACAACTATCGTGGACGGAAGGGACACTTCCGTTACTAG